Proteins encoded by one window of Lathyrus oleraceus cultivar Zhongwan6 chromosome 1, CAAS_Psat_ZW6_1.0, whole genome shotgun sequence:
- the LOC127078054 gene encoding peptidyl-prolyl cis-trans isomerase CYP57, which translates to MSTVYVLEPPTKGKVVVNTTRGPIDIELWPKEAPKAVRNFVQLCLEGYYDNTIFHRVIKDFLVQCGDPTGTGTGGESIYGDVFADEFHSRIKFKHRGLVAMANSGTPNSNGSQFFITLDRCDWLDRKHTIFGKVTGDTMYNLLRLGEVETDKSDRPLDPAPKILSVEVLWNPFEDIVPRTLQKPETKATRDTDGKDAKRKGVKNLNLLSFGEETEEEEKELTLVKKKIVSSHDVLNDPRLLKDENANNELSSSDSKLKRDLQLSVRDALISKKEEHRKDSGADKLSHVDSSDDDEADFDSRMRMQILKKRKELDDLPPKPKMQNGRSRSSPEKHSVSRARSNSVSADEEDQPRVEKLSMKKKGIGSEARAERMANADTDMQLLNEAERGRHLQKQKKRRLQGREDEVLAKLEKFKTTKLAKETPTTVESKHASGEELSDWRSVSLKFSPAAGKDRMARTEDPNDYVVLDPLLEKGKEKFNKMQAKQKRREREWAGKSLT; encoded by the exons ATGTCGACGGTGTACGTGTTGGAACCGCCGACAAAGGGAAAAGTGGTCGTGAACACAACGCGCGGCCCTATCGATATCGAGCTATGGCCTAAAGAAGCTCCCAAAGCCGTAAGGAACTTCGTTCAACTCTGCCTCGAAGGTTATTACGACAACACCATCTTCCACCGTGTCATCAAAGACTTCCTCGTTCAGTGTGGCGACCCCACTGGAACTGGCACCG GAGGTGAAAGTATTTATGGAGATGTTTTTGCTGATGAGTTTCATTCGCGTATTAAATTCAAGCATAGAGGTTTGGTGGCAATGGCTAATTCTGGAACCCCTAATTCTAATGGGAGTCAGTTTTTCATTACTCTTGACCGGTGTGATTGGCTTGATAGAAAGCATACCATTTTCGGAAAG GTGACAGGAGATACAATGTATAATCTGTTGAGACTTGGTGAAGTTGAGACTGATAAGAGTGACCGGCCTTTAGATCCAGCGCCAAAGATATTATCTGTTGAG GTGTTGTGGAACCCATTTGAAGACATTGTTCCAAGAACACTTCAGAAACCTGAGACTAAAGCTACACGTGATACAGATGGTAAAGATGCAAAGAGGAAAGGTGTAAA AAATTTGAACTTGCTTTCATTTGGGGAAGAAACTGAAGAAGAGGAAAAAGAATTGACATTGGTGAAGAAAAAGATTGTGAGCAGTCATGATGTCTTGAACGATCCTCGTCTTCTAAAGGATGAAAATGCTAATAATGAATTG AGTTCATCTGACAGTAAACTAAAAAGGGATCTGCAGTTATCTGTAAGGGATGCACTTATTTCAAAAAAAGAAGAGCATCGGAAAGATTCAGGAGCTGATAAATTGTCTCATGTTGATTCCAGTGATGACGATGAAGCAGATTTTGATTCAAGAATGCGCATGCAAATACTCAAAAAGCGGAAGGAACTGGATGATCTCCCACCTAAACCAAAGATGCAAAATG GAAGGTCGAGGTCCAGTCCAGAGAAACATTCTGTGTCAAGAGCTAG GTCCAATTCTGTAAGTGCCGATGAGGAGGATCAACCAAGAGTGGAAAAATTGTCCATGAAGAAGAAGGGAATAGGATCCGAAGCAAGAGCTGAACGAATGGCTAATGCAGATACAGATATGCAGCTTTTGAATGAAGCCGAGAGAGGACGACATTTGCAGAAGCAGAAGAAACGCAGACTTCAAGGGCGTGAAGATGAA GTTCTGGCAAAACTTGAAAAATTTAAAACCACTAAATTAGCAAAAGAGACACCCACAACTGTTGAATCTAAACATGCTAGCGGTGAGGAATTATCTGACTGGAGAAGTGTTAGCTTAAAATTTTCCCCCGCAGCTGGCAAG GACCGCATGGCTCGCACCGAGGATCCAAATGATTATGTTGTGCTTGATCCTCTTTTGGAAAAGGGGAAAGAGAAGTTCAATAAGATGCAAGCCAAACAAAAGAGACGTGAACGAGAATGGGCTGGAAAATCCCTTACTTGA
- the LOC127078038 gene encoding probable inactive receptor kinase At2g26730 encodes MKITSNILLVFLVTPIFLLHMISCENDVVKTTLIQFLSQLKGQQNNNPTLDWKPDTDPCKDHWNGVYCDALMSIKRLDLYRFNLSGTLDVALLCNAQPLAASLTFLSLDDNNISGGISSEIGNCKQLTRLHVSGNHLAGNLPASLAMLNNLKRLDLSNNKFSGPLPNLARISGLNMFLAQNNNLGGNIPAFYFPNFDHFNVSFNNFSGQIPDVQGHFFADSFLGNPELCGYPLQKNCTSQTLSSTVSKTSEEEESKAPSKEQILIYSGYAALGVIIILFVFLKICRSKKRGKKVKASSNDDIEKPSYVSSESKAEDASKSGFSMSSECGMVSQQSLIVLSKPVVNELKLEELLRAPAEMIGRGNNGSLYKVMLTNGIVVVVKRIKDWSISSDEFKQRMQLLNQAKHSHVLPPLAFYCNKQEKLLVYEYQHNGSLFKLLHGTSKKTFDWSSRLGIASTIAEALAFMHQELGQQGIIHGNMKSSNILINKNMEPCISEYGTTPKDDQQSSTLAFKEDVYGFGVILLELLTGKLVKNNGIDLTDWVQSVVREEWTGEVFDRCLLAEYASEERMVNMLQVAIRCVNTSLEARPSMNQVALMINTIKDEEEKSLIYQV; translated from the exons ATGAAAATAACCTCCAATATCTTGTTGGTCTTCTTGGTGACACCCATTTTCCTCCTACACATGATTAGTTGTGAGAATGATGTGGTGAAGACAACATTAATACAGTTCCTGTCACAGCTCAAAGGCCAGCAGAATAACAATCCTACTTTGGATTGGAAACCAGACACTGATCCCTGCAAGGATCACTGGAATGGTGTATACTGTGATGCTCTAATGTCTATAAAGAGGTTGGATCTTTACAGGTTCAATTTGTCTGGAACTCTCGATGTCGCCTTGCTTTGTAACGCGCAGCCTCTAGCTGCATCTCTCACCTTTCTTAGTCTTGACGACAACAACATTAGCGGCGGAATATCATCCGAGATCGGAAACTGCAAACAACTCACTCGTCTTCACGTAAGTGGAAACCACCTCGCTGGAAACCTTCCTGCTTCGCTCGCCATGTTAAACAATTTGAAAAGATTAGACCTTTCCAACAACAAGTTTTCGGGGCCGTTGCCAAACCTGGCTAGAATCTCAGGCCTCAATATGTTCCTAGCACAAAACAATAACCTTGGCGGAAATATCCCGGCTTTTTATTTCCCCAATTTTGATCATTTCAATGTCTCTTTTAACAATTTCAGTGGCCAAATTCCAGATGTACAAGGTCATTTCTTTGCAGACAGTTTTCTTGGTAATCCAGAACTATGTGGATATCCACTACAGAAAAATTGTACTAGTCAGACTCTGAGTAGTACTGTTAGTAAAAcatcagaagaagaagaatcaaAAGCTCCTTCCAAAGAACAGATTTTAATATATTCAGGTTATGCTGCATTAGGTGTTATCATAATCCTTTTTGTATTCTTGAAGATATGCAGAAGCAAGAAGAGGGGAAAGAAAGTTAAAGCATCATCAAACGATGATATCGAAAAACCGAGCTATGTTTCGAGTGAATCCAAAGCAGAAGATGCAAGCAAATCAGGATTTTCAATGTCCTCTGAATGTGGAATGGTCTCACAACAATCACTTATTGTTCTTTCAAAGCCAGTGGTGAATGAGTTGAAACTGGAGGAGTTGCTGAGAGCACCTGCTGAAATGATTGGGAGAGGaaacaatggaagtctttatAAAGTGATGCTAACAAATGGAATAGTAGTGGTTGTAAAAAGGATTAAGGATTGGAGTATTTCTAGTGATGAATTCAAGCAAAGAATGCAACTGTTGAATCAAGCAAAGCATTCTCATGTTCTGCCACCTCTTGCTTTCTATTGTAACAAACAAGAGAAGCTTTTGGTCTATGAATATCAGCATAATGGAAGTTTGTTCAAGCTTTTACATG GCACTTCAAAAAAAACCTTTGATTGGAGCAGCAGGCTTGGAATTGCATCAACAATAGCAGAAGCATTAGCTTTCATGCATCAAGAGCTTGGTCAACAAGGTATCATTCATGGAAACATGAAATCCTCAAACATTTTGATAAACAAAAACATGGAGCCATGTATAAGTGAATATGGCACCACGCCTAAGGATGATCAACAAAGTTCAACTTTGGCATTCAAGGAAGATGTTTATGGTTTTGGTGTTATTCTTCTTGAACTTCTAACTGGAAAATTGGTGAAGAATAATGGTATTGACTTGACTGATTGGGTTCAGTCAGTAGTGAGAGAAGAATGGACAGGTGAAGTGTTTGATAGGTGTTTGTTGGCAGAGTATGCAAGTGAAGAGAGGATGGTTAATATGCTTCAAGTGGCTATAAGATGTGTTAATACTTCATTAGAGGCTAGGCCAAGCATGAACCAAGTGGCTCTTATGATTAACACCATCAAAGATGAAGAGGAAAAATCATTGATTTACCAAGTTTGA